From a single Brassica rapa cultivar Chiifu-401-42 chromosome A01, CAAS_Brap_v3.01, whole genome shotgun sequence genomic region:
- the LOC103870247 gene encoding disease resistance protein RRS1 isoform X1, translating to MLHKISLVKPSLILLFWKRRRLMDSLLGSCAAAAIGFFTILVTLLLAFYRRFRSNRRNVTVASSSSTSSTLSSDFEAVPNGLRIRAVYIYCEETLQYTFASHLSVDFRRKRIAAFVNCDLNPDVAEGASASVVVFSKSYSSSASCLDKLVTVLRCRRNTGQMVVVPVFYGISPSDVAVRVHGSADRIREWSNALRELRELPSHQCSEESDEGQVVEEIVKDVYEKLFPTEQVGINSRLVEIEQLLCKQPWGIRRIGIWGMPGIGKTTLAKAVFDDISGGYEASCFIKHFDEAFSEKGLHRLLEEHFGKILKELPRVCSSITRPSLQGEILRKKRTLVVLDDVKNPLAAESFLGGFHWFGPGSLIIITSRDKQVYRHRQINHVYEVRSLSEDEALQLLSQCVFGNDIRDQKRMELSMEVIDYARGNPFALSFYGRELKGKKPSEMEATFLKLKLRTPYKIHDLFSSSYKTLDDNEKNIFLDIACFFVGEDVDYVMQLLDGCGFFPHVGIDVLVEKCLVTISENRVIMHRIIQDFGREIINGESVQIERRRRLWEPWTIKFLLEDDKLEANGYPRETCKRPLGTEDIEGIFLDTSSLLFDVKPTAFDNMLNLRFLKIYCSSHENQYGLGLPRGLESLPYELRLLHWENYPSESLPQEFDPCHLVELNMSYSHLQKLWEGTKNLDMLKTCKLCYSQQLTEVDDLSKAQNIELIDLHGCTKLQRFPATGQLRHLRVVNLSGCTEIRSVPEVSPNIVELHLQGTGTRELPISLVALSQEDDLNLEKLTTLAQVVSSNQHLQKLVLLNMKDCVHLQSLPHMFHLETLEVLDLSGCSELKSIQGFPRNLKELYLVGAAVTKLPPLPRSIEVLNAHGCMSLVSIPFGFERLPRYYTFSNCFALYAQEVREFVANGLANIERIAREHQRELKKSLAFSFTVPSAVSKNFTCDLQPGSSVMIQLGSSWRTTLGFAVLVELSFLEDYQEATGFGITCVCRWKDNEFVSHRLEKSFHCWNPEDGVPKDHMFVFCDLNMHRSTCEGNDPGILADLVVFEFFTVNKQKKPLDESCTVKKCGVHVITAANGDASCNMTQESFGNEVEEELRVVFDVLDKNDRTLFLYIARLFNDEKADFLTPLIPSTGLEISSRLKFLASNSLIHISPFGITMRHSLRQKISREIVHRQPTLGKDLIKDSTSPAWKYDVFISFSGEDDSNNKLSNLLAKFKGKLMSTPHRCKSVTPELVQAIRASKGSIVLLSKSYASSSRCLDELVEIMNCNKELAQKVVAIFYNVAPSDVRLQSGDFGRAFQTTCIGKSEDEKRKWAQALADLANMDGVNSRKWANEANMFEKTDSDVLEKIDHKRSNESGDMVGVEEHVTDVGFWSGWESEEVDKTVGTAGFMTKGEEINASMVAMPVEPSHLFKQEGRVIRSGAWSPSFLDRIPFAELYTGEVPSPSFLDRIPFAELYTGEVPSPSFLDRIPFAELYTGEVPTAVLQGLGNIRSVLQSRRSI from the exons ATGTTACATAAAATCTCTCTTGTAAAGCCAAGCTTGATCCTCCTTTTTTGGAAACGTCGTCGTTTAATGGATTCCCTCCTTGGGAGCTGTGCTGCTGCTGCGATAGGATTCTTCACGATTCTCGTTACGCTATTACTTGCGTTTTACAGAAGATTCAGATCCAATCGACGGAACGTGACAGTGGCGTCATCTTCTTCGACGAGCTCCACTCTATCTAGCGATTTCGAAGCAGTGCCTAATGGATTACGAATACGCGCCGTCTACATCTACTGCGAAGAGACGTTACAGTACACCTTCGCTAGCCACCTCTCCGTCGATTTCCGCCGGAAACGCATTGCTGCGTTTGTGAATTGCGATTTGAATCCGGATGTGGCAGAGGGAGCGAGCGCTTCTGTGGTGGTTTTCTCCAAGAGCTACTCGTCCTCCGCCTCATGCCTTGACAAGCTCGTGACGGTTCTTCGGTGCCGGAGGAATACCGGCCAGATGGTGGTGGTTCCGGTGTTCTACGGCATTAGTCCATCAGATGTTGCCGTGCGGGTGCACGGCTCAGCTGATCGGATAAGAGAGTGGAGCAACGCTCTCAGAGAACTGAGAGAGTTGCCAAGCCACCAGTGTAG TGAGGAATCTGATGAGGGCCAAGTGGTGGAAGAGATTGTCAAAGATGTGTATGAAAAGCTCTTTCCTACTGAACAGGTTGGAATCAACTCAAGGCTGGTGGAGATAGAACAGTTGCTTTGCAAGCAACCATGGGGTATACGCCGCATCGGGATTTGGGGTATGCCTGGCATAGGCAAGACGACGCTTGCTAAAGCAGTTTTCGACGACATCTCTGGAGGCTATGAGGCTTCTTGTTTCATCAAACACTTTGACGAAGCTTTCAGTGAGAAGGGACTTCACCGTTTGTTGGAGGAACATTTTGGGAAAATCCTCAAGGAACTGCCTCGTGTATGCAGTAGCATTACAAGACCTAGTCTCCAAGGGGAGATTTTAAGAAAGAAGAGGACTCTTGTTGTTCTTGATGATGTGAAAAATCCCTTAGCTGCCGAGTCTTTCCTCGGAGGGTTTCATTGGTTTGGTCCGGGTAGTTTAATCATCATAACCTCCAGAGATAAACAAGTGTACCGCCATCGTCAGATAAATCATGTGTATGAGGTTCGGAGCTTAAGCGAGGACGAGGCTTTGCAGCTGCTATCTCAGTGTGTATTTGGTAATGACATAAGAGATCAAAAACGCATGGAACTATCGATGGAAGTGATTGACTACGCTAGGGGAAATCCATTTGCTCTAAGCTTTTACGGCAGAGAGCTGAAGGGAAAGAAACCGTCAGAAATGGAGGCGACATTCCTCAAACTCAAGCTACGTACTCCATATAAGATTCATGATTTATTCAGCAGCAGCTACAAAACACTTGACGACAACGAGAAGAACATTTTCTTGGACATTGCTTGTTTCTTCGTGGGAGAAGATGTTGACTATGTGATGCAACTGCTTGACGGATGTGGCTTCTTTCCACATGTTGGGATTGACGTTCTTGTGGAGAAGTGTCTGGTGACTATTTCAGAAAACAGAGTGATAATGCATAGAATAATCCAAGACTTTGGCAGAGAAATAATCAACGGGGAATCAGTACAGATAGAGCGCCGTCGGAGACTGTGGGAGCCTTGGACCATCAAGTTTCTACTTGAGGACGACAAACTTGAAGCAAATGGATATCCCAGAGAAACCTGCAAACGTCCTTTG GGCACTGAAGACATCGAGGGCATATTTCTAGACACATCGAGTTTACTCTTTGATGTGAAGCCCACTGCTTTTGATAATATGCTTAACCTTAGATTCCTCAAGATTTACTGTTCCAGTCATGAAAACCAATATGGTCTCGGCCTTCCAAGAGGACTTGAGTCTCTGCCATATGAGCTAAGACTTCTCCACTGGGAGAACTATCCTTCAGAGTCCTTGCCACAAGAATTTGACCCATGCCACCTAGTAGAACTCAATATGTCTTACAGTCATCTTCAGAAACTTTGGGAAGGAACCAAG AACCTCGACATGTTGAAGACGTGTAAGCTTTGTTATTCCCAGCAGCTGACTGAGGTTGACGATCTTTCTAAAGCTCAGAATATCGAGCTAATTGATCTCCATGGCTGTACAAAACTGCAGAGATTTCCAGCCACCGGTCAACTACGGCATCTCCGAGTTGTAAATCTTTCAGGCTGCACAGAGATCAGAAGTGTCCCAGAGGTTTCACCTAACATTGTGGAGCTTCATCTCCAGGGAACTGGCACAAGAGAATTACCAATATCTCTTGTGGCCCTTTCCCAAGAAGATGACCTGAACCTTGAGAAATTAACAACCCTGGCTCAGGTCGTCTCATCAAATCAGCATCTTCAGAAACTTGTCTTGCTGAATATGAAAGATTGTGTTCATTTGCAAAGCTTGCCTCACATGTTTCATTTAGAAACTCTCGAAGTTCTTGATCTGTCTGGATGCTCGGAGCTCAAGAGTATACAAGGATTCCCACGAAACTTAAAAGAGCTATATCTTGTTGGCGCTGCTGTCACAAAACTACCACCCCTTCCCCGGAGTATAGAAGTCTTGAATGCACATGGTTGTATGTCTCTTGTATCAATTCCTTTTGGTTTCGAGAGACTTCCTAGGTATTACACATTCAGCAATTGCTTTGCTCTTTATGCACAAGAGGTCAGAGAATTTGTAGCTAACGGTCTGGCTAATATAGAACGCATCGCGAGAGAGCATCAGCGGGAACTCAAGAAATCTCTGGCTTTCAGCTTCACTGTGCCTTCGGCTGTAAGTAAAAATTTCACTTGTGATCTGCAACCAGGGTCTTCTGTGATGATACAACTTGGTTCTTCTTGGAGAACCACACTCGGTTTTGCTGTCTTAGTCGAACTTTCATTTTTGGAGGATTACCAGGAGGCCACTGGTTTTGGAATCACTTGTGTTTGCAGATGGAAAGACAATGAATTCGTCTCTCATAGGCTGGAAAAAAGCTTTCACTGTTGGAATCCAGAGGACGGTGTTCCGAAAGATCACATGTTTGTCTTCTGTGATTTAAACATGCATCGGAGCACCTGCGAAGGAAATGATCCCGGTATATTGGCTGATCTTGTCGTATTTGAATTCTTTACTGTGAACAAACAGAAGAAGCCTCTGGATGAGAGTTGCACAGTGAAGAAATGTGGAGTCCATGTGATTACTGCTGCAAATGGAGATGCAAGTTGTAACATGACTCAAGAGAGTTTTGGTAACGAGGTTGAAGAAGAGTTGAGGGTGGTCTTTGATGTCTTGGACAAGAATGATAGAACTTTGTTTCTTTACATTGCACGTCTGTTCAACGACGAGAAAGCTGATTTCTTAACACCGCTTATCCCTAGCACTGGCTTGGAGATTAGTTCTAGGCTCAAGTTCTTAGCCAGTAACTCTCTCATACATATATCTCCATTTGGTATCACAATGCGGCATAGCTTACGTCAGAAAATAAGTAGGGAGATCGTCCATAGACAACCCACGTTGGGGAAGGACTTAATAAAGGACTCCACGTCACCTGCTTGGAAATACGACGTCTTTATAAGTTTCAGCGGGGAAGATGACAGTAATAACAAACTCAGCAACCTTCTTGCAAAGTTCAAAGGTAAACTAATGAGTACACCCCATAGATGCAAGTCGGTCACACCAGAGCTTGTGCAAGCAATAAGAGCATCGAAAGGTTCGATTGTCTTGCTCTCAAAGAGCTACGCCTCTTCGAGTAGGTGCTTGGATGAGCTGGTAGAGATTATGAATTGCAATAAAGAGCTGGCTCAAAAAGTAGTGGCCATATTCTACAACGTGGCTCCTTCCGATGTTAGGCTTCAGAGTGGAGACTTTGGGAGGGCCTTTCAAACTACGTGCATAGGCAAATCAGAGGATGAGAAACGGAAATGGGCGCAGGCTTTGGCCGACTTAGCGAATATGGACGGAGTGAATTCACGCAAATG GGCTAATGAAGCAAACATGTTCGAAAAAACTGACTCTGACGTTCTGGAGAAGATAGATCATAAAAGATCAAATGAGTCTGGCGATATGGTTGGAGTTGAAGAACATGTTACAGACGTCGGTTTTTGGTCGGGTTGGGAATCTGAGGAAGTGGATAAAACAGTTGGGACAGCGGGTTTCATGACAAAAG GGGAAGAGATAAACGCAAGTATGGTTGCTATGCCAGTGGAGCCGTCACATCTGTTTAAACAAGAAGGGAGAGTGATAAGATCCGGAGCGTGGAGTCCTAGTTTCCTCGATCGTATCCCCTTTGCCGAGCTTTATACTGGAGAAGTCCCAAGTCCTAGCTTCCTCGATCGTATCCCCTTTGCCGAGCTTTATACTGGAGAAGTCCCAAGTCCTAGCTTCCTCGATCGTATCCCCTTTGCCGAGCTTTATACTGGAGAAGTCCCAACTGCCGTTTTACAAGGGCTGGGCAATATCCGCTCAGTGCTCCAATCTAGAAGATCTATATAA
- the LOC103870247 gene encoding disease resistance protein RRS1 isoform X2: MLHKISLVKPSLILLFWKRRRLMDSLLGSCAAAAIGFFTILVTLLLAFYRRFRSNRRNVTVASSSSTSSTLSSDFEAVPNGLRIRAVYIYCEETLQYTFASHLSVDFRRKRIAAFVNCDLNPDVAEGASASVVVFSKSYSSSASCLDKLVTVLRCRRNTGQMVVVPVFYGISPSDVAVRVHGSADRIREWSNALRELRELPSHQCSEESDEGQVVEEIVKDVYEKLFPTEQVGINSRLVEIEQLLCKQPWGIRRIGIWGMPGIGKTTLAKAVFDDISGGYEASCFIKHFDEAFSEKGLHRLLEEHFGKILKELPRVCSSITRPSLQGEILRKKRTLVVLDDVKNPLAAESFLGGFHWFGPGSLIIITSRDKQVYRHRQINHVYEVRSLSEDEALQLLSQCVFGNDIRDQKRMELSMEVIDYARGNPFALSFYGRELKGKKPSEMEATFLKLKLRTPYKIHDLFSSSYKTLDDNEKNIFLDIACFFVGEDVDYVMQLLDGCGFFPHVGIDVLVEKCLVTISENRVIMHRIIQDFGREIINGESVQIERRRRLWEPWTIKFLLEDDKLEANGYPRETCKRPLGTEDIEGIFLDTSSLLFDVKPTAFDNMLNLRFLKIYCSSHENQYGLGLPRGLESLPYELRLLHWENYPSESLPQEFDPCHLVELNMSYSHLQKLWEGTKNLDMLKTCKLCYSQQLTEVDDLSKAQNIELIDLHGCTKLQRFPATGQLRHLRVVNLSGCTEIRSVPEVSPNIVELHLQGTGTRELPISLVALSQEDDLNLEKLTTLAQVVSSNQHLQKLVLLNMKDCVHLQSLPHMFHLETLEVLDLSGCSELKSIQGFPRNLKELYLVGAAVTKLPPLPRSIEVLNAHGCMSLVSIPFGFERLPRYYTFSNCFALYAQEVREFVANGLANIERIAREHQRELKKSLAFSFTVPSAVSKNFTCDLQPGSSVMIQLGSSWRTTLGFAVLVELSFLEDYQEATGFGITCVCRWKDNEFVSHRLEKSFHCWNPEDGVPKDHMFVFCDLNMHRSTCEGNDPGILADLVVFEFFTVNKQKKPLDESCTVKKCGVHVITAANGDASCNMTQESFGNEVEEELRVVFDVLDKNDRTLFLYIARLFNDEKADFLTPLIPSTGLEISSRLKFLASNSLIHISPFGITMRHSLRQKISREIVHRQPTLGKDLIKDSTSPAWKYDVFISFSGEDDSNNKLSNLLAKFKGKLMSTPHRCKSVTPELVQAIRASKGSIVLLSKSYASSSRCLDELVEIMNCNKELAQKVVAIFYNVAPSDVRLQSGDFGRAFQTTCIGKSEDEKRKWAQALADLANMDGVNSRKWANEANMFEKTDSDVLEKIDHKRSNESGDMVGVEEHVTDVGFWSGWESEEVDKTVGTAGFMTKGEEINASMVAMPVEPSHLFKQEGRVIRSGAWSPSFLDRIPFAELYTGEVPSPSFLDRIPFAELYTGEVPTAVLQGLGNIRSVLQSRRSI; the protein is encoded by the exons ATGTTACATAAAATCTCTCTTGTAAAGCCAAGCTTGATCCTCCTTTTTTGGAAACGTCGTCGTTTAATGGATTCCCTCCTTGGGAGCTGTGCTGCTGCTGCGATAGGATTCTTCACGATTCTCGTTACGCTATTACTTGCGTTTTACAGAAGATTCAGATCCAATCGACGGAACGTGACAGTGGCGTCATCTTCTTCGACGAGCTCCACTCTATCTAGCGATTTCGAAGCAGTGCCTAATGGATTACGAATACGCGCCGTCTACATCTACTGCGAAGAGACGTTACAGTACACCTTCGCTAGCCACCTCTCCGTCGATTTCCGCCGGAAACGCATTGCTGCGTTTGTGAATTGCGATTTGAATCCGGATGTGGCAGAGGGAGCGAGCGCTTCTGTGGTGGTTTTCTCCAAGAGCTACTCGTCCTCCGCCTCATGCCTTGACAAGCTCGTGACGGTTCTTCGGTGCCGGAGGAATACCGGCCAGATGGTGGTGGTTCCGGTGTTCTACGGCATTAGTCCATCAGATGTTGCCGTGCGGGTGCACGGCTCAGCTGATCGGATAAGAGAGTGGAGCAACGCTCTCAGAGAACTGAGAGAGTTGCCAAGCCACCAGTGTAG TGAGGAATCTGATGAGGGCCAAGTGGTGGAAGAGATTGTCAAAGATGTGTATGAAAAGCTCTTTCCTACTGAACAGGTTGGAATCAACTCAAGGCTGGTGGAGATAGAACAGTTGCTTTGCAAGCAACCATGGGGTATACGCCGCATCGGGATTTGGGGTATGCCTGGCATAGGCAAGACGACGCTTGCTAAAGCAGTTTTCGACGACATCTCTGGAGGCTATGAGGCTTCTTGTTTCATCAAACACTTTGACGAAGCTTTCAGTGAGAAGGGACTTCACCGTTTGTTGGAGGAACATTTTGGGAAAATCCTCAAGGAACTGCCTCGTGTATGCAGTAGCATTACAAGACCTAGTCTCCAAGGGGAGATTTTAAGAAAGAAGAGGACTCTTGTTGTTCTTGATGATGTGAAAAATCCCTTAGCTGCCGAGTCTTTCCTCGGAGGGTTTCATTGGTTTGGTCCGGGTAGTTTAATCATCATAACCTCCAGAGATAAACAAGTGTACCGCCATCGTCAGATAAATCATGTGTATGAGGTTCGGAGCTTAAGCGAGGACGAGGCTTTGCAGCTGCTATCTCAGTGTGTATTTGGTAATGACATAAGAGATCAAAAACGCATGGAACTATCGATGGAAGTGATTGACTACGCTAGGGGAAATCCATTTGCTCTAAGCTTTTACGGCAGAGAGCTGAAGGGAAAGAAACCGTCAGAAATGGAGGCGACATTCCTCAAACTCAAGCTACGTACTCCATATAAGATTCATGATTTATTCAGCAGCAGCTACAAAACACTTGACGACAACGAGAAGAACATTTTCTTGGACATTGCTTGTTTCTTCGTGGGAGAAGATGTTGACTATGTGATGCAACTGCTTGACGGATGTGGCTTCTTTCCACATGTTGGGATTGACGTTCTTGTGGAGAAGTGTCTGGTGACTATTTCAGAAAACAGAGTGATAATGCATAGAATAATCCAAGACTTTGGCAGAGAAATAATCAACGGGGAATCAGTACAGATAGAGCGCCGTCGGAGACTGTGGGAGCCTTGGACCATCAAGTTTCTACTTGAGGACGACAAACTTGAAGCAAATGGATATCCCAGAGAAACCTGCAAACGTCCTTTG GGCACTGAAGACATCGAGGGCATATTTCTAGACACATCGAGTTTACTCTTTGATGTGAAGCCCACTGCTTTTGATAATATGCTTAACCTTAGATTCCTCAAGATTTACTGTTCCAGTCATGAAAACCAATATGGTCTCGGCCTTCCAAGAGGACTTGAGTCTCTGCCATATGAGCTAAGACTTCTCCACTGGGAGAACTATCCTTCAGAGTCCTTGCCACAAGAATTTGACCCATGCCACCTAGTAGAACTCAATATGTCTTACAGTCATCTTCAGAAACTTTGGGAAGGAACCAAG AACCTCGACATGTTGAAGACGTGTAAGCTTTGTTATTCCCAGCAGCTGACTGAGGTTGACGATCTTTCTAAAGCTCAGAATATCGAGCTAATTGATCTCCATGGCTGTACAAAACTGCAGAGATTTCCAGCCACCGGTCAACTACGGCATCTCCGAGTTGTAAATCTTTCAGGCTGCACAGAGATCAGAAGTGTCCCAGAGGTTTCACCTAACATTGTGGAGCTTCATCTCCAGGGAACTGGCACAAGAGAATTACCAATATCTCTTGTGGCCCTTTCCCAAGAAGATGACCTGAACCTTGAGAAATTAACAACCCTGGCTCAGGTCGTCTCATCAAATCAGCATCTTCAGAAACTTGTCTTGCTGAATATGAAAGATTGTGTTCATTTGCAAAGCTTGCCTCACATGTTTCATTTAGAAACTCTCGAAGTTCTTGATCTGTCTGGATGCTCGGAGCTCAAGAGTATACAAGGATTCCCACGAAACTTAAAAGAGCTATATCTTGTTGGCGCTGCTGTCACAAAACTACCACCCCTTCCCCGGAGTATAGAAGTCTTGAATGCACATGGTTGTATGTCTCTTGTATCAATTCCTTTTGGTTTCGAGAGACTTCCTAGGTATTACACATTCAGCAATTGCTTTGCTCTTTATGCACAAGAGGTCAGAGAATTTGTAGCTAACGGTCTGGCTAATATAGAACGCATCGCGAGAGAGCATCAGCGGGAACTCAAGAAATCTCTGGCTTTCAGCTTCACTGTGCCTTCGGCTGTAAGTAAAAATTTCACTTGTGATCTGCAACCAGGGTCTTCTGTGATGATACAACTTGGTTCTTCTTGGAGAACCACACTCGGTTTTGCTGTCTTAGTCGAACTTTCATTTTTGGAGGATTACCAGGAGGCCACTGGTTTTGGAATCACTTGTGTTTGCAGATGGAAAGACAATGAATTCGTCTCTCATAGGCTGGAAAAAAGCTTTCACTGTTGGAATCCAGAGGACGGTGTTCCGAAAGATCACATGTTTGTCTTCTGTGATTTAAACATGCATCGGAGCACCTGCGAAGGAAATGATCCCGGTATATTGGCTGATCTTGTCGTATTTGAATTCTTTACTGTGAACAAACAGAAGAAGCCTCTGGATGAGAGTTGCACAGTGAAGAAATGTGGAGTCCATGTGATTACTGCTGCAAATGGAGATGCAAGTTGTAACATGACTCAAGAGAGTTTTGGTAACGAGGTTGAAGAAGAGTTGAGGGTGGTCTTTGATGTCTTGGACAAGAATGATAGAACTTTGTTTCTTTACATTGCACGTCTGTTCAACGACGAGAAAGCTGATTTCTTAACACCGCTTATCCCTAGCACTGGCTTGGAGATTAGTTCTAGGCTCAAGTTCTTAGCCAGTAACTCTCTCATACATATATCTCCATTTGGTATCACAATGCGGCATAGCTTACGTCAGAAAATAAGTAGGGAGATCGTCCATAGACAACCCACGTTGGGGAAGGACTTAATAAAGGACTCCACGTCACCTGCTTGGAAATACGACGTCTTTATAAGTTTCAGCGGGGAAGATGACAGTAATAACAAACTCAGCAACCTTCTTGCAAAGTTCAAAGGTAAACTAATGAGTACACCCCATAGATGCAAGTCGGTCACACCAGAGCTTGTGCAAGCAATAAGAGCATCGAAAGGTTCGATTGTCTTGCTCTCAAAGAGCTACGCCTCTTCGAGTAGGTGCTTGGATGAGCTGGTAGAGATTATGAATTGCAATAAAGAGCTGGCTCAAAAAGTAGTGGCCATATTCTACAACGTGGCTCCTTCCGATGTTAGGCTTCAGAGTGGAGACTTTGGGAGGGCCTTTCAAACTACGTGCATAGGCAAATCAGAGGATGAGAAACGGAAATGGGCGCAGGCTTTGGCCGACTTAGCGAATATGGACGGAGTGAATTCACGCAAATG GGCTAATGAAGCAAACATGTTCGAAAAAACTGACTCTGACGTTCTGGAGAAGATAGATCATAAAAGATCAAATGAGTCTGGCGATATGGTTGGAGTTGAAGAACATGTTACAGACGTCGGTTTTTGGTCGGGTTGGGAATCTGAGGAAGTGGATAAAACAGTTGGGACAGCGGGTTTCATGACAAAAG GGGAAGAGATAAACGCAAGTATGGTTGCTATGCCAGTGGAGCCGTCACATCTGTTTAAACAAGAAGGGAGAGTGATAAGATCCGGAGCGTGGAGTCCTAGTTTCCTCGATCGTATCCCCTTTGCCGAGCTTTATACTGGAGAA GTCCCAAGTCCTAGCTTCCTCGATCGTATCCCCTTTGCCGAGCTTTATACTGGAGAAGTCCCAACTGCCGTTTTACAAGGGCTGGGCAATATCCGCTCAGTGCTCCAATCTAGAAGATCTATATAA